GACAAATAAGAATGCTTTGTCATAAGTAGGAAGGGATATTATTTAGAGAATAAAAGGACAGCCTTACTTTCCATAAATGCAGATTCTCATCCATGCAATGTAAAAAACTAAAAAGTGAGGCAAATTGAAGTTTTTATAGTTTATTTTTGCAACGATCCCAACATGTAGTGGTGTCTCTTTCACCTTTCCAAAACCAATTTTGAACGTATTTTGTGTTTTTGCTTAAGATCTCTCTTTCCCACTAATACAAAATGGAATGAAAAGCCAAAGACAGTCATTATAAAAACAGGAGGCTTAAAACcaatttaaattttaataatgttttctaGAGGTGATTGAGAACAAGGGTTGCTGTAGTAACTGATTACTAGACTCAGAGATGCATTATTTATTAAACTTTTCAGTCAAAGTATCTATGGTAACCTGATTATTCTTTATTTACAAATGAAGTAATTTACAGTGATTATTCTGTTAACATAGTTGAATGACAAACCTCTTGAAAGGCAAAGCAGGCTTTTCACTTGACCCTAAGAGGAAGGGGAAATATTGCTGTTTAAAGAAACAGTTTCTTccatataattaaaaatactgttctATAGTGCTTATTTTGGTTTATTCACTACCCTAAATTTCAACTTTTGATGAATATCCAAGGAATGGAAAGTCAGAAGATGTGTTAGGAGTCTGTGCATCTATTTAACCGGTTAGAGATTTGAACAAGTGACTGATTTTCTTAGTGTACTGAGCAAATTCTCTAGTACACTGTTCATGGCTAGAAACAGATCTGCATGCAGCAGACTTCTTTCTCTTATATCCCCATACAAAGTCTTTTGGTGTGAGATACAAAACTAAGAGATTTGACTTAAAATGTCCCAGAACATGCATTTGTGATAAATATATCATTTTTGGGAATGCCTTGTGCTTTGCTTGTTGAACTCTAGCTGTATAAATGTTAGGTACCCTGTAGGAAATGAAATTTTAGTCACTGTATCTCCTAAGAATTCCCCAGTATGACAGATTAAAATGTGGTTCCAGtaagaaaagtgattttaataAACCACATTGCAGGCGTTTGGGTTTATCCTCAGCAACTATGCAAAAGAATGTTAAATTTATACTTAGAGAGTGTTCTTTTTCTTCATTGGTTTTTGGTTTAGATTTTCTTGCTAATTGACAGAAAAGGAAATTGTCTCAGCTTCTGGCTTGAATCAGATGTGTTAGACTAAGAGTATCTTCCATGAGAAGAACTAACATATTTGATCTAACTCTCTTTAACAGATTACATAAAAATTGGACATTTGACTTGTATGACAGAAGATGCACATTGGAAGGTGTTTATCAGACTCTGTGTATTTTTCAGCCTCCTGTTTCAATACTTGTGAGATTGCAACTCCATTTCCATTTGCAGATGTTAGTTCTGTAGCTACATGTCTGTTGTGTTCATGATCCCTTTTTGTAAGTGCTGTCAGCTGTCATTCAGGATCCTCACTAGTGCTTCATGAGCAACAGGTACTactctttaaaaactgaaaatcacGTGAGTTGAATTCACAACTTGGTTTCACTTATTTGTCTCAAGCTAATTAGCCTAGCTCTAGCAAGATCAATCATATTAAAATAACGCTGGAGATGCCACAGCTACAATTGTGCTGTGCTCACCTGTCTGGCATTAGGATCTGTGGCCCCATTTGATTTCCTTGCTTTGCAAAAATTGGAGCCGTAATAGCAGCTACTTCATATTAAGTTGTGGAGAATTTATTCTTTTCAGTTAGACAGAGGGGAATTGTGAGAACCCTTTGAAGCAATGTTGCAGGCTAGTGTGCTTCCATCGTGCAGAATCATCACGTTAAAACTTGCTGACTGGTGCTCAAGTTGTTAACCCTAAAAGATCATCTGTCCTGACATGGCAGTGTCACACTCCGCAGGGGTTTATGTATAGTAAAGGTGCTGGATATAAATGAAGTTATTGTTATAATACCCCTCAGTTGTAATGTTTTGATGCTGTGTAAGTCTCATTTTAACTAGTACATTGTTATCAGTGGGTGCTGAAACAGCCAATTAAGCTACAGATCAAAAGACTCAAGTCTTATATCCGAATAAATTATTTGATATCCTGCAGTAGTCTGCAAATTAACACTGGCTTTCCCTCCAAAGCTAACACTTAGGGCTTACCTGCTTTGTAGCTGTTAGTTACTTGATCTGCTGAATTTGATATCTACAACGATAAATACCGGTGCCTGCAGAGACTGTAGGTTTAGCTGAGTTAGCGTTTCCCAGGAAAGTACAGGAAAACGTCAGGATGCTCAAACGGCAGAagtcatctgttttctttttttgctcagcAACTTTCTTGCCATAGCAAAGTGCTAGTAAAAGTAGTACACTTAAAGACATCCTGGATTGTCTCTGCAAGAACATAAATTTGAAGTAATTCTTGAGTAATAGTGATGCCAACAACATTCACTCTTATATTAGGTGTATTTAACAGCTCCTGTTGTTGTATGCCATCAGTTAGAACACCACCAGTATCCCTACAACCTAACTCCGCAAAAACAGAGTTCCAGCAGGCGTTTATATCTTTCTATTACATGCACCGCAAGATCAGCCTGCGGAGTTGGGGTCCCGCGGTAGCtctgccgcggggccggcggagcccTGCGGTGGCGGCGCCCGAGGCCGTGGGTCGCGCTCTCCTCCCGCGCACCTCTCCCGTCCGTCGCCgtgtcgccgccgccgcgcggccgttgggcgcgcgcCCTCCCTGTCGTCACGGCaaccgcccgccgcgctcccgccacGCGGCCGCTGGCGCGCGCGAGTTAACGGCAGCCGGTGCGGCgggcggggcagggcagagcccctCCTCGCCCACCGTGGGGAGCGCCCGGCTCTTACCTGCcctcgccggcagccgcggggcgACGGCGTGCGTGCGGGCGGGGGTGGAGGAGGGTGTGGGGTGGAGCCCCTGCTTGCCCCGCGGGAGGAGCGGCTGGCGCCCTCGCCCCCTCTGCGAGGCGCCCGCCGCGGCTGCGGGGAGCGGCGCGCCGAGCTGCCGGGCAGCGAAAGCCTCgtcgcgctgcggcggcggcggcggcggcagcagccttgGTTTCGCTTGCTCTTCAGCGCCTCGCCCCTCCCTGCGCGGATGAGAAAGCCAagcgcagcggggagggcagcgcggcGCAGACAGCCCTCGTCGGGACGTGCGAGCGCTGCTGTGCCTTGGAAGGTGGGTGTTCCGCGGGATACGTGTGCAGGCAGTACTTTCGCTTCCTAGTGTAGGTTAAGGGGGATTGCGTGGGGGTTCCTCCATGTTACAGAGCCGAAGGAATCGTGCGGATGCGATCGGTATCGCGAGGGAGGTATAATCGGTCGTACAGTCTGAAGAGGGGAAACTGCAGGGTGAAAATTATTTCTGCGGTGATTTCAGTGTTCCTGACGATGGATCAAAACCACATTAGAGCTCCTCCTTAAAGATACCGATAATTCAGGTTTTCCTTTTGAACGCATTGTTCTTCAACATCAGTTTTAACTTCAACCAAGGGAGATTGTTAAGGTTTTTGACGTGTTTATAACAAATTTCTGCTTGTTTAAGCAGTGTGAGAATTTTGTGAGAGCTTTATGAGAGCTATGTATGTAGCCCTTTATCTGTCAGGCTGTCAGCTACCACCTGATTGCTGGAAGGGTCTACCGTGGAAGAACTGCTTTatacttttcttctgttcttgccCAGGCATCCgttcagcactgctggagagagtatATTGGACCTTTGGACTGTCAGAACTTTGTTCTGTTCTCAGTTTTTTGAAGTACATCATTACTTAGGTGAGCAAGGAAccaaaaatactgttaaaaatcATGTGATTGCTTAATACTCTGGATGAGAAGTGaatatcattttttatttgaagatatttgtCCTCTGTGTACCTAAAAATAACTAGTAAAATATTAATGGtatttttgctatttcttcttaATGTAACTCCTTGCTATTAGAAGTCTTGGCACTCTAGTTTTCTTGTAATGGAGTATCCTTTGGGCGAAAGGCATCGTTTGTTCTGTAACGTATGTAGTATTTTATAGTAGTGGTGAGAGTAATGTGAGTAATATCCTGTAGTAACTGACTAATCATACAACCGTAGGGATGCATAACTGATTCTAAATAATGGCTCTTATACTTTATCTCATTTAGTGTAGATTCTAAAATACGTTTAGCATAAGTTAACCAAAACTTCTTATATACTAGATAATGAAGGTTATTATtgtaaatgaaaaagataaatCTTCTTTATGAATTTGAATACATTTCCATTATTCAATGACTTTTAACATATAGACTTCAGCTTTATTTCATCTGGCTCTTTGGTTCTTCTGTTCCTCTTTAAAAATTCATGCATTTTGTAAGTCTGTTGTAAAATCGGTTTCTATTTCCTTGTAGTGTAATCCCTAGGTTGACAACGCTTAAGGATTACAGGTCTATCTGCATAGTATGTATATGCTGTCAGGCTATTTGCTGGGGAGGACAGGACAAAATTTTGTGATTCAAGACTTCCTGTAAGGGATTCCCAGAACGTACCGACTTCTGCACGTAGCCttagtcatttctgaaaaatactaACAAATGAATCATTCTGTTGTTATAAATAGACAAATGTAACACCAAGCCTATGCTGCCAGTACTGTAACAGAATTCTAAGTTAAGGGAAATGCAGAAGGGAGAAGTTTCATGATATAGTTTAGGGTAATAGGTTAGAAAAAGATGGATGATAGACTAGAATGCTATGACTTTTTGGATTCATGTGTGGTTTAGTCCCTGCCCTTAGGCTGGTGCAGATAGACATGCTATTAAGGTCAGTAGGAGGAGTTTAATGAAGGGGATGTTATGGCTAAGATGCTTCCTGGGGCTCAGATTTTAGGCATATAGCAGTTAGGGAGAACTTTGGAGAACTTCTGAGAGCCAGAGGTAAAAGGTAAAAACCTAGTTCAACAGCGATTGTCACTGTGGAAGGTACAGAAGAAGAGGATTAGTTTGTTAGCTGCAAGAGCTGGGAGTCCCTCTGGCCCATGAGCCAGGCATTCCTCatgctaagaaataaaaatagtagtggtgggggggggggttatattAGGAAGCAATTAGTTGAGGCTACAGCGTTTTGAGTGTGGCGATACTTGGCTGTAAAAATGACATGTTCATTTTGCTAGAGTAAGAAGAGCTACAGTGAAGCTAGataacttttttggttttaatgttTGTGGCAGTATGATCTATATGGACAGTTTCTATCATTATTGATGACATTAGCTTTATATATGGGACTACTGTGATGTAAAAGGGTATGCAACTTGTACGCATCTTTACTTCGTTTACTTTGCTGCATTTACATCTTATTTTTTGATACAGTTCTAGGTCTAACCACACATGGCTCCTGGTATCTCAAATGACAAGAAAACTGAAGATGAACAGTCTTCAAAGTAAGATTAAAAACTCAAATTAAGTATCTTGTTCAAATTTACACTTAACTTTCTCTCAGAACTCTAAAATTCTATATGGTTCATTGCGTGCTTATTTGATGTAATGCAAACAGTGTGGTGCAAAATGCAAACAGTGTGGTGCAAATATCAATTGTAAGTAGGTCTATGCTTAAACAGTTGTTGAAATAACAATATAATTTAATGATAAGATTTATTTCTAACAGAAGTCCTTTAGCAGGTCAAATGCATTTAGTTGAGTTTCTAATAGAAGCTGTTCTGACAAATGGAGTCTTTATCTGCATTAACCATACCAGTGCAGATGGCTTTGCTGGATAGCCATTTTGGTTTATCATGTCAGTGAATTTTCcaataagtttattttatttatttatttatttattcattcattccaatggatTGCTCAAAAGTCGACTTTGGCTTCTGTCTCTGGCTAGATCTACCTGCTTCAAGAATTTGAACAAGTATTTCAATCTATTTGTCTCATCCTGACTGCAGACTTTTTTCAATGAAACCGCAGGTACAGGATTAGTCCTCCGGTATTCATGTTCTGTGTAAGCCAGACCCCAGAAGTTTTAGGTGCTTTACAACCATGTGAGGGAATAAATTTTCTTCTCCTGAGAGTTATGGTCCAGGATCTTTATCAGGCAAACTTTGCCTCTACTGTAAATCCATGGCATTGGTCCTGTGTACACATAATAACTTTCTCACTTTTATTGTCCATTTAACCCCAGGGTCCAAGTCTGCAATTAGATCTGGATTGGCAGCTAACGAGTACCAGTTAGTAACAGCACATAACTGCAATGAGACTGTGGGTTGAAGAGTGTTTTTGGTAGGATATGagatgaaaaaggcaaaatgtaGACCCAGCTGAGGAAGGAAGCTATATTTAGGCCAGGCCTGAGAACAGTGGTGTTGGCAAATGGCACAAAAAATTTCATTGTGCTTTTAATACAGGCCTCGCCTTTTCCCGGTTCATTTCCTTGTGTCTCAGAGAGCGAGGCTTTTTGTTGCTGGTAAACTCATAAAGGAAATGGTTTTTTGCTTGTCAGagagcaaattttaaaatgatttcaaacCATATTCTATTCGTATCTACAAGCCATGCCAGTGAACATCAGCACAGCCAGCTATTTGATCTACATTAGTCACCCATTAAATAGAGGTAGGGATGCCCAAAAAACCCAACGAGAATAGTTCAGAGGAGGCAGCCTGGGGATTCTGCTCACATGAGTTGGCAATCTCCTGGGCCAGCTGTGTCCAGAGGatatggagagaaagagagggaagaagaaaggcaaCCAAAGCCTTTAGTTCCACCACAGACAAGATTTGTAAGAAGGGAGGCAAATGGGGCAAGTGGGAGATGAAAAGGAGTCATTACTTAAGGAGCAGACAAACCATCTGCTTTGTTAGGCTGCTTTTTCAGTCACTTTCTTTTGTTAAATAGAAGATATTTGCTAAATCGTGTTTAGTTCTCTGCATTCAGAGTCTGGTCAGATCTTTCTCTTTTAGCTCCTTTAGCTTCAGTAAACTGCTTCTCCGGTAGAGATGTGTTGGAATCCTGGGAATCTTACGTCACAATTGTATGAACTTGTTATGTGGATGTTAGATCCGGACAAATAGTTTCTGCATTCAGTTTCTTCCCACTGGTGGTTTAGTGCCCCTTTGTTGttgtatgtgtgtttttgttttttttttttaattatagtatCTCACTATGCCTTACATGGATATGTATTAtcagcaaggctgaaaaaacaccttttttaaTACTAGATTTTCTTAACCCAGTCATCGCATGGATCCAGTCTATGTCATATGTAGACATGAGCTGAGCTAGTGTAATCATAAAGGTGGTAGTGTTTGGTGGGCAGGGATGAAAAGAGTGGAATGAGATGATACCACTTACTTCGGTTGCGCTTTGGCTGCTGGACAGCTAGTGACATGAGAAAATTTGAGGAACAGAAGCAATTGATATACTTGGAATActgggtgttttcttttttttttttttttttttttttgaggaccaAGTTAGTGGCCTCAATATGGGCATCTAGACCATTTTAGTCGTCTTAAAATAACCAGTACATCCTACACAGGACCGGTAGATAGGCATAGGACCTACAGGAAAGCACTACCCTTCTGCAGAGGTGTCAGAAGACAGACAAGGTAGCCTAAAGCATTTAAAATAGCGCTGAATGCCTGTGTTTAGGCTACAGAGTTGTTCCTGCAAAGTCTTAACAATTTTTTGCATCAACTCCaggcaaaatgtttcttttttttcctcttctgacaaAGCAGGCTGAATTTGCTGAGCCATCCTGTGACTGCAGTGAGCCTTCATTAAATTACTGTCGTCATCTTGTGTCTGGAAGATGTTCAGTGCTTGGTTTCATCTCTTGGAAACTACTTTGAAGTATTGGCCAGTATTTTAGTTTAGCCTGTGGTTTTGAACTAGTGTTTCCTGCCTGTTTTGACTGAACATCAGATAGCGAGCACAGAAGGCAGAAGTTTTTTGAATCATTTACTTTCCCTGTCCATGACTGAATTTTCTGTGAAGGTGATCCCACGTGTTAAGTACTTTAGCTTTTTCTCATTGCCTTGACATTTCCTGGTTCTTCACAAGGCCTTTGTTTTAGCCATATCCCTTCCTTACAGTAAGCAACCATAAGCAGTATTTCTAAAAAGGAAgtgatttctttttactttctcttccctctccctttcacttgcattctttttcttctgtggttttctctttgcttctgatgTCCGtttgcttctttcctctcccATTTTTGAGCCCCTGTATTCTTGGCCTCTTGCCATGTCAGGTTCTTTCTTCCTGGCTGGTTGGGATGCAGCTACAGATGGAGCCAAACTGCTAGAAATTCCTTTTGGATCTATGTATAATCCCAACTCTTCCCACTCCTGTCAAGTAGCTAGGAGGGTCAGGCAAAACACAGGTCAAGTTTGCTTTTTAACGTTGATGCAGGTTGTCTGTGTAGTAAGGAGGTCTAACGAATGTTCCCTGCTCATCATAAATCCCCACCCTctttcaaagcatttgctttctgtCATCTGTGTCTTTCTTCAGCAGTTTTATCCTGTGCTATGAATGCAACACTGACTGTGCAGTTTATCACAAGATTTAAGGTGATCATGACATTTAGGATTTCCTCAACCTGATGCATAAGGAACCAAATTAAGGTTGTGCAGGCAGCCTTAAGCTGTGCATTTTCCAACTTTTGCTGCTTGACTTTGCGAAATCAGTGTCTGTTCAATGTAGGCTGTTGTATATACTTAATATTTTCCATGATGCTGTCCTGATAGAGAGAATTTTATCCACCTCTGCAACCCTCACCTGGAGAAAATGGAAGAAGACATCCTGTACCATTTTGCTCTTGGGACTGGTACCCATGATTTTCCTGCATTGTTTGGAGATGTAAAGGTAAGAAGCTTCATTTCATTCAGCAAGTCTAAGCCTTTCTGCGGAAGGTGAAAGTGTAACTTATGTCCAAAATGAGACTGAATATGGCAGCACGCCATCAGTTAAGGAATGAATGAAAAAGGATAGGATTTTGCGGGTTCTTACTTGTTGATGTCAGAATTGAACAGAATTAGGGATAATTGTGTTTGTCTCTGTCCTTTCGTACAGTGAAAGACAAATGCTGCAGTGTGCATTCAGGCAGAACTCCTTTTTGGGGGGGCCTTGAAGTCAGTATTAGGCTTTTACTATTTTCAGCTTAAACAGGATGAAGGCCTTTGAGGGAGCGAGTGATTTTTGGATAAGCCCTGTTCTCGTTTTTCTTCGTGGCCTTTTAGAATGATTAGGAGAAGAACCATAGGTGGGAACAGCTTTTTATTAACTGGAGGTCTTTGCACGCTCATATTTATCTTTGCTCTTTGATATACCAAATCATGTAACTGATTGTGTTTTATTGAATACTGTCTACACCAGTTTGTATGTGTTGGAGGAAGTCCTTCGCGGATGAAAGCTTTTATCACCTACATAGCTGAAGAGCTGGGACTTGGGAGCCCTGGTTATGAGTATCCTAACATCTGTGCGGGAACTGACCGTTATGCAATGTACAAAGTGGGCCCTGTTTTATCAGTCAGTGTAAGTGACCATTCAAAAAGCAGAATCAGAATGTGAAAATATCCTGATGTACATCAGATATGGGGTGCAATTCAATGATAGTGTTCAAAGTAGATGATATGAAAgtgcatttcttttaaatgcctAAGAGATAGAGTCAATTTGTAAATCTATTTCAGCCATACTCAAAAAGGTCCAGTTCAGTGCAAGTTAAGGTGAACTTATTTGCTGAACTTTGTGACTAAACCACGATGTctgtattttgaaagattttAGCTCAACTACACTCACCAGCACTTCAGGTCGGTAAAAATTAGTGTGGGGTTGTTCTTAGGTTTAAGAAAAGTTTTGTAATGAAATGCAGTTGTAAGCTATTAGGAAATGACAGTGCttatacttttgaaaatgtaaataattttaaattcattatttttggaaatattaAACGTCATTCTTAACCCCTCAAAGTTGGTGGGAGTCTTTCTGTTTATCTGCAGTAACTTTCCAAAAGGCCCATAGGCTGGGTTTGTATGGGAATGAGTCAAGTGACTTTTGGAAAGAAGTATCGTGAAGGAGCTATTTTGTTTAACTCCTTCttccaaatttattttgtattgtttGTGAATATTGAATAtgaatttctgctttcatttcagcATGGTATGGGCATTCCTTCTATTTCCATCATGTTGCATGAGCTGATCAAACTGTTGCATCATGCAAAGTGTTCCAACGTAACCGTTATTCGCATTGGCACTTCTGGTGGAATAGGTATTTCCCTGcttgatttcctttttcttcaaacTAAAGTGTCTCTGTAGGAGAGTAAAGCATCCCTGTGGAAGTAAGTGACTGACAGCCAGAactgtttcctcctcctttgtGCAGAGCGGGGAGATGGTTTGAAAACACTTAATCgtgtatctttttttatttcttcctgggtCCTAATTATCCATCCATACAGAAGAAAGAATTATTTCACTTCTTCCATAATTCCGCAAGAAAAGGCAGTTATCTGCCTCTCTAGATAGGCAAAATGCACTTGAGATTTGAAAAACTGAGGAGAAGGCCACTGCTGTCCTATATGAAAAGTGTTAGATAAGAAAGAATATACAATGGAAAAgttgaaatttttctttaaaaaaaaaaaaaaagaatttataacAACAAGCTGAAACAGCTCGGTATGcacaaaaatattctgtgaatGAATTCAGGGGCAAAACTTACTGACTTTAACAGGAGCAGGTTTGGATCATGGTATATGTTTTTATGTGTGTGCAGAAACTAAGCCGTTAACTACATTATGTAGCTAtatctgtttctttttactgCAGGTCTGGAGCCAGGCTCAGTGGTAATAACTAGGCAGTCTGTAGATGCCACCTTCAAACCTCAGTTTGAACAGGTTATCCTGGGAAAGACTGTAATTCGCAGTACAGATCTAGATGAACAGCTAGCTAAGGAGCTGATGCAGTGCAGTAAAGAAATCAATCAATTCAATACAGTCATTGGAAACACTATGTGCACTTTGGATTTCTATGAAGGTAAGGCTGGCAGTGGACTAACAGAAGTGTATTGCTAAGCATGAGCAGCTACATACTGAATTGCATTTTAACACTAAGGCTGCGGTCCACTGAGAAATGTGAGTCCACATTCCATACTTTGTCTTATTGCCCATAATTGAGCTATTTCTCTTGTATTTAAGATTAGCCGTTGTGCTAAGCATTTTGTTGTACAGCATTTTAATTTGCGGAGACTTATTTCCCCCTAATTCTAACTGATCCTCTGAAATATCTGTAATTCATTATATGCTTTCCATGTGCTTGTCATTTGAGTGTTTGTCACAACATTTTTGTGATTTACTGTAGCATCCTAGTGGATTAGAGGAATGAGAATTgttcatggctgtctttgttttgTGCACTGGTTAATAACCTAAAGTCAATCTTTTCTAGCAGAAGTGTGGGAATTCTTCTCCTGCACATTTGGAGCAAAGCAAGGATCAGGCAACTCAACACAATATTTTGCTAACTTGTGTCAATGCTGTTATGGAGAAGAGGCGCATCTCCAAGGCTTACTCTGGATAAACATAGACATGTTTTTTCCGGTCCTCCTTAAGTCtgttaagaaaaatctttcaaatctTGCAAGAACAGACTGTGGACAGTATCTGATGCTTCTTTCTCTAGGTATTACTGGTTATCTCACAAGAGGTAAACTGCACAGGGGAACACAGGATCTTTCTAACGGTGTTCAGGGTTGGTCAGGAGCAGACAATGTCACTTTGTGCATCTTCTCAGGCACCAATTACGAGTCCTGGCTACACTGGAAAAAAGTGTCAGGATGGTTTTCAACTTGTACAGCAAAAATTGAGAACAGGCTTAAGGACATTAATTTGGGACTACAGCTCCTGAAAACAGAAAGATACTGAGTAAAGCACTGTCATTTAACTTTATATAGCCTACTactgctttttctgcagctgttcatCTTAACTAATTTGAAtaaaaaacctttttctccaaaaatagcATTAGCATTAGGTAGTTAGTTAAACAGACTTTTTATCTCTTACTTTAAGGAGTCAGTAAGTAATAAAACGTTCATCCTTTTCCACCGTTAAGGTTGTATCAGGAAAGCATTTTCAGGCCTGGAGGTTTTCCTAGGCGATGGCTAAGCACACAAAAAATACATAGTACTTCCATCCAGCTATTGTTTGTATAGTTTGCTGCAAAATTGAGACATACCTCACACTGGGAAATTGCCTgttatattttcctgtttctgaatTTGATAAATGAAGCTGGAGAACACCAATTACATTACTATGATTTGCATTATAACAAATGCAAGTAATATGGAGAAGCTCTAGCAATAGCTAAGAATcgctttgtcctttttttctcttgcatgtGAAAACAAAGGGCAATAGTAAAAGCTGGACACTGTATAAGGGAAATGGCAATAGTCAGGTGTTTTAGAATTTGAATGAACATAGAATTTGTTCTATGATTTCATCCATCTGAAAATTTCTATAAAATGGCTTTGTAGGACAAGGCCGGTTAGATGGTGCAATCTGCTTATacactgaagaagagaaactgCGATATTTGAAGGAAGCTTTTGATTCTGGAGTGCGAAACATTGAGATGGAATCTTCTGTCTTTGCCGCAATGTGTAATCTCAGCGGTGTTAAAGGTAAAATAGCTTAAAGCTACTTTATTGAAACTATATGGTATTTTCTGCAATACAGGTGACTTAAAGCATAGAACtgcaaataaatgttaaaataatatgCCTTCTACCTTATCTATATTTATGCTGGTTGGTAAATATATAATCTCAGCTCTGGCTATGTTTCTGTTAGTATGATTGCATGACTTGTCATGTGTATTCAAAACTCATGCAAACTTCTTCACATAGTTCTTGTACAGTTTTAGTCCTTATCAGTTGCTATTCCAGTCCTTGGTAAGCACATAAATAAAAGTACCTAATTATCATATCGcactaatttgttttctttagttaGTATTTGAAGTTTCCAAGAAGCAACTGGTTAATTTAATCAGTCAGGTGGTTCTCATATACACAAACTCTTTGAAATCACTTTCTGAGCTTGCATAACAAATTGAAAAGGTATTTTATATAGTCTTACGGCTGTAATTCTTAAATAGTTATGAACATTATGAATACACCATTCCTAATTATagaatgaatttttaatttt
This genomic interval from Struthio camelus isolate bStrCam1 chromosome 2, bStrCam1.hap1, whole genome shotgun sequence contains the following:
- the UPP1 gene encoding uridine phosphorylase 1 isoform X1 — its product is MAPGISNDKKTEDEQSSKENFIHLCNPHLEKMEEDILYHFALGTGTHDFPALFGDVKFVCVGGSPSRMKAFITYIAEELGLGSPGYEYPNICAGTDRYAMYKVGPVLSVSHGMGIPSISIMLHELIKLLHHAKCSNVTVIRIGTSGGIGLEPGSVVITRQSVDATFKPQFEQVILGKTVIRSTDLDEQLAKELMQCSKEINQFNTVIGNTMCTLDFYEGQGRLDGAICLYTEEEKLRYLKEAFDSGVRNIEMESSVFAAMCNLSGVKAAVVCVTLLNRLKGDQISSSHDILVEYQQRPQRLVGYFIKKRLGKV
- the UPP1 gene encoding uridine phosphorylase 1 isoform X2; its protein translation is MAPGISNDKKTEDEQSSKENFIHLCNPHLEKMEEDILYHFALGTGTHDFPALFGDVKHGMGIPSISIMLHELIKLLHHAKCSNVTVIRIGTSGGIGLEPGSVVITRQSVDATFKPQFEQVILGKTVIRSTDLDEQLAKELMQCSKEINQFNTVIGNTMCTLDFYEGQGRLDGAICLYTEEEKLRYLKEAFDSGVRNIEMESSVFAAMCNLSGVKAAVVCVTLLNRLKGDQISSSHDILVEYQQRPQRLVGYFIKKRLGKV